attatagtacattatatcaaattaatcGTAGACACTAAAATCTGTATTTAGtgaaactgatattttaccacttacataaaattattttagtaattagtaCTTTCACATAATATACTCTTGtgtttttgcaataaataacTAATACCTTTCAATTGTGACATGTTTGACGcttccggcttgtgcaagcatacctttaaagaggtcgtgctcgcttatacaccctgtatatgcaataataattttattcaatcaaATTTGGTATGaggtttatgtttattgtttatctcATGAATTTTGTGGCATACTACTACTTACTAGTTCTTAGAATCAACAAGACATTTTAAAGCCCTAATATGTTTTTCTAACAATGATCAATGTAGGATAGTACGAAAACATCAATAGGTAACCACCCAcccaaaacacacaaacatacaaactCTTAAAAGCATTTTCCTATTGGGCATTTTGCACTAAGAAACTCTTACTTATTTCTCTGGATTCATAGCGTATAATAGACATTAGTCTTATTTCCgtacctaaaatattaaataagaaacgcaatttcataaaaatgatgTAGATGTGAAATAGGAGGCCTTTCAAATGGTTACACGATAAAAGCCGATATTTCTTATAGCACGTCAAGcacttttttgttaaaaaaactttttgtgactatttatttttttattcagtaaattttcATCACGATTAGGAAGTTTTCGCAAATTAGTAAAGATTAGTGAAATATACCTGGGCATCGACAGTGTCAAAAATTGTCAAAGGCAACAATACAACTGTTACGAATCATGATACAAACATGAAATGTTTATGTCGTTTCGCTATATTTACCATAGCAATGTGATTAATTAGCTATATAAAGCAGCAAACGTTAATAATTAGCCGATTATAATGTTAAACCAATACATCAGTAATTAATCAGCGTAACGATTCCCGTAGGTAGAGTGTAACATTCGTTCTGATGACTATTTTACATCTCAGCACTGCTTTTCTTAATAACATTGGGGATGAGATCCAATACAGTAAAGTTGACGGTGAAGTTATATATTATCCACTACTTACCAATGGTACTTCGtacgaatttttaattttgtttaatcatACCAACCTAAAATGTCCAGAACGTTGAGCCAAATGATTCCAATGTTACAGATTAGGTCGCACTGCTCCTACCCATGCCTCTGCGAGCCGGGGATGCCGACCTGTCCCCCGGGAGTGCCGGTAGTCCGGGATGGGTGCGGCTGTTGTCCCATGTGCGCTCGTCAAGTCGCTCAACCCTGCGATGGCACTGCGCTGTGTGATGAGACTAAGGGATTGGTCTGTCAGTTTGTTACGAATAAGGCCACAGTTGGGGTGTGTAAAGGTTAGTACATATTTctgaaactaatataaatgtgtgttaCGTTATTGGGTTGGCAGCATGATTGGcacttactttttttaaaggcCCGTAGTGATGCATATATACTCAATGAAGAACGTTATCTGGAGAtgataagtgattattttttgcagcagttgaattttaattttatgtattgatttaCATACGTAGATTAGTAGAACTATAATGTTCAATTATTTGCAACATCCAttgtgaaacaaattattatatgttgaaaatttgtatataaaaaataggaTGTTTCTTCAGcttataatatgaattattacTAAATCCATGGCTCATTATTGATATTGAACACAGGCGGAATCACAAAAACGTTTATACAAACACAGTTTGGTTccatatttaatgtataatatttatgtttaaaatgttgcaaATTTGGTATGTGTGTGACTGGCAAAGATATATCCCAATCGGCAGCCAAAACGcgaaaaaattgattttaaaagtttttcatttcacTATAACTCTGGTAAATACCAGTACCTTAATTGTAAAAACCTGATTTTAACGAAGGTTCCACTCATTTCTTCATCTGAACAATCTTTCTCCTGGCTATTTTCATCTTATTTCAAGTTGTCAAGTTAAGTGTCCAATACAGCACCAAGTTGCAAGAATATAACACTTGAGAAGGTCTCACATATCGTCTTCTCTCTCCGTAAAGACGTCTTAACTCccgtatttaaaaaatcaattctttAAATGTTGGTGATGGGAGTGCACACCAAATTAGGGAACAATGGATGATCTTTCGTATGGGTGTTGCAACTCTCAAACACATATACATGTATAGTCTCCTACTAGATGATGACCATGTAGAACCATAGAAAAAGTCCACCGAAGTGCGAAGAGCTGAAGAAGCACTCCTATTCATCTTTTATTAACTACATCTAACTTAGGAAATTTCCACACATCCAAGAAAACAATTACCTCTGTATAGCCTCGGTTGGTAAACCCCCATTGTagtcaataatgaaatattcagtGTTCGGCGGTGTCTGAGATTGTTTTCAAGAGATATTAACATAAAGCCTGACGTTACAGTTCAGAATCGAtactatgttattttaaaaaatttgaaaaacagtgGGTACAAACGGAGTTTCCAGTAATTTTTCATTTGGAAACATTTAAGAGCAACAATCTGATGTCATTATAGTCTCCACAAATTTGTGCTCTAACACGCACTTTCCTGTAGGGTTTGATTCAGTGAATAAGGTAAGAAAAAGTGCAACGTAGGAAGTTATAACGAAATATAGGCAATGGGAATTCTTGTATCTCAACTGCAACGactaaaacaagtttattttcttgattcTTCTATGATGAAGCCTACCGCTGGATAAAATAAGATGATAGACTCTCTCATTAGTATTTTGCACTTTACTTCTTAATTAATATAATCatgataatttttaaacgaaatattagtgttatataactgcatattttattacattgacaTGATCAAGTAAGTCATAAGATATAAAATTAAGGTTGTTAGGAAAGATAAATTGTGTAAGTCATTATGGTTACGCGACTGGTGAAGTTTTTCCGGTTCATACAGGGTTGAAACTCGGTATTAAGAACAATCAAACGTAAAACAGAAACTGCCAGTAATGCATATCTGAATATTCAAGTCAGTTAAAGGGACAAGTTTTGTTGTAATTGGCTGAAGCTTAGCCACTCAACGACCAATATGACCAACAGTGAGTGAGATAACGGTTTACAACTTTTCGACAATATGAAACGTATCTTCTTTGTCGATATTCACTTTATTCGTGACAATAATTCAagcacaattaattttatttcatattaacttTTTAGTTTAATGCGTTGTGTATCGGAAAATTtcgatacaaattaaaaataattgtttgcacttagaaatattttatgatattatgtgATATAAACAAATACTTTCCTGGGTATAAAATgccttaaatgttttaatacgcATGTGTCTTATACAATTTGAAatgattataaaaacaacaaatttgtaagaaattttagtttatgttttaagagTTTTACAAGTTTATTCAGGAACCTTAGTCTTTAATTTGCCATTATATGAAGTGCCATTATATAGTGAGAAGATATTTTCCTAATAtgcagaaataaaacaaaattcatactAAATAATGTATAGCTGTTATTAATTTTGGActatacacaaataataaaaattgtcgACGGTAATGacaattattatagtatattgaCAATCGAAATTGCGATTGGGATATAAACTTACTTTAAAGTTGTTCAAATACTCGTAAACATGTTTATACAGTACTATGTTTACAAGTTAAGTCCTTATCCAACTATAACACACTAATAATATCATtacatttaatagtaatataatgatGAAAGTTAAATCTAAAGTCACAGTTTATAgtgtaataagttaaatatatgatAGAatgaaaagttttttgaaaatctCGTCAGAAGgttaacagatatttaaaattacgtttatagtAACACTCGAGAATATGACTAAACACAAAATAAGTTTTCATCACTTTTAAAATCGTGGAACGATTATATATCCCAATAATAGATCTCACAATATCTCATACTATAAGATTTTAGGTTAGATGACATCTACAAAATACAATGATTacagtaaacataaacaatgttaacaCACTTCTACAGATATTATGTTAATGATTAGAATGTTTAAACTGACTTAATATTAAAGACAATTACAAATGAtaactttaaaagtttgtataaaatattttaataaattttgttaatttaattaaacaaaattatgtgcTTGATGTATATCAAAGTATTAAGTATAACAAATGTATATGAAAATACTAGGTTTTTATTTAAGGCATGTGCTCATAAGCAATTTTAATGTCTccttgtgttaaattttaaagtattggaAGTAATTAAGCCACTATAACAGTTCAAGATCTCGGTGCAATCTGCATTTCATGCATAGCGGCGCGCCTGAGACGCCAAACCCGTGATGTAATTTTGAACGAATCAGAATCACAAAGCCACACACTCCGCATTGGAACAGCGTGGTTGGGAACATGAATGAAGAGACGCAGCCCCCGGGGTTAATTAACTCGTCAGGTTACCCCCTCAGAGCGCGTGACGTCACACACGGTGAGAGTATATTGTGGCGGTCTACATTCAAACCCAACCGCTCTTTCGGTTGGTAATTCAAGTGAAATGTACACCGagaaaggtttaaatttttatatcaagcTTGTACATCAATACggtaaaataaatacttgttaaGTTCAGTTAGTTATTaaggctaaaataaaataaatgcagaaTTCGAAACGTGTACAGAATGattaaacaactatttaaaaataaaaaaatatttaaaactgtaacttttcAGTGAATTAGTAATTTTTCTCGGATCCACGCtagcatatttttatttgatacacaattttaaattatgtaaaatttcttaGCACCTCATAtcaataaagatattatatatacGGCTAGTATAATAGTTTTCGTTGCCTTCTTCTATATTTAGGTTTACACTCTTCACCAACtactaactaaaaaaatattattgaaaggaaagaaacattacatgtttttgaaagaatgctTATAAAAATGGCTGTTACAACACACCGCAGAAATGAATATTTGGCTTTTTATTCGTTTTGAGATAACGATTGGATGAAATATCAAAGTATCTTTAGggaaaaaaggaattttaattcgTCATTGTTACAATGTGCAATTTTAAAACATCGCTCTGTTTACCCTAAGTagcatatttgttaaaatatcatcTTAAGTCATTTCATaagtaactagcagttacccgcggcttcacattcaattttaaaaatcgaaGGTCGTAGTCTTCTTAGTAAAATcatttgtgatgtaatatgatggagtcctatgatatttttcaaacatatcagGAACATAgtatttcagtatccatggttgatatattcaaaagagaaataaaattttgactggTGACATAAAACTGTCTGTACatttggtcaaaaagtgtcaacttccgtctgtttaaattatatcttaTGTATAAGGTATTTCCTATGACATACTTCTGTGAACACGTACGAGAATACaccaacaaaaaccaacttcgatcaaAAAGCGTATACTTTCGGCTCTTTAGATATACTTTCTATCTAAAATGTTTCAGTTGCCATAGTTATTGCTTGCCTTTATATctatatgaagaaaatatataaatttcataagaCTAAAACTTACTAAGGTCCAAAAATTCATTTTCGGTCTAATTAATTCACCTCTAGTCTAATTTATTtacctgattaaaaaaaaatacctgtGTTGGTTTTCAAGGTATACTTGGGTAAAAAGCGTCTGCTTGTAATCTACCTCgggtgtaaaatatttcaattgccATCGTTAGAGTTTGTCTCTTTGTCCCAATGAAGAAACGACAAAAAAGTTACAGTGGTCAAAAAGTGTTAGTTCCGAATGTTTTCTGAATTAACCAGTTGAATCAACTAAAGTCATAAGCTCTGAATAATTACGCATACGTACatatttagatattaaattttagttattttagtaagATTAACAAATAAACGATACTATTTTGTACGAACAGTAAATGTTgggtatttctttaaaaatatatttgaggaaaccttaattatttttaattaacgtatataatgaatatatcaATCAAGTCTAATGAATTGTTATCTAATCTTAAGTAGTAGGGAATGAATAAGAagatctttgttttatttatattaacgtaaatttatatttgacagAGTCTCCTTTTCCTGTAACTAAAGCTTGACCTTAAAAAATATGCTCCATTTCAACAATGCTATcactaatattttctaaacgtttTATATGTTTGTTTCAGCAATCAAAGGCAAACCGTGTACCATTTACAACCAGACGTACGACAATGGAGAAACATTCATGTTGGACTGTCGAACCCAATGTGCCTGCAAGGtcagtacaaaataaatcttGCTACCTTGTGTTGATTGGAAATAAATGTCTCATTAATAAAGTGAATATTCATAATGATTAGATTAAATTATGCTAACTAATGTAACAGTGCCATtccaaattacaatatttaatttttcaatgagaCCTTAATGGTAAagggcgtagtgtagcgggtataatggttatcgcaagataaccgaaacaagcaacgtcaagcgtggttgctgcttggatgcgTGACCGTTGAGCGATactatccttgcaagcagcttgcctgcccggccgttggtggtggttcggaaatcacctttgAGCCGTTGGTCGTCAGGTTaattgttagagagggcttcttagctctaacttcgcctggtaaaataagacgtcTTTGCTTTACTTCACTTTAATAAACTATGCATCAATCATTAAATTTGTTGTAGAATGTATTGGGCTTCATACACTGTATACTCTCTCTACATGAACATACTCTAACTAAAGTTAAACGtagataaattgaaaaaagttataattgtaaatagaaTCCTCAGACATTACTGTTTACGGTGAAATACTACGACGATAAGCAACCTCTTTCTTTGTTATTGGCAATGGGTGATTTGAATGGATAAAAGGTTCTCCAGCATTTGGCAtagttataaactataataataaaacaatgagcCTTTGGCGTCTGATGAAGAGGGTAAATTCCAATCCTTGAGCCATAGtcttgttttagttatattttccttttaacaTACAATCAGCgatatattttttagtgtttggaaaatgaagtaaaacttgatttttattttaatagagaaTAATAAACAAGAAGAATAAACATTTGACTCTCATATAGGTTCTGGGATCAGGCGAAGTATTCATATTATAAGGATATTGGAGTAACTAAATCCCTATGGGACTGTATAAACGGTGATGGAGAAGGCTGGATGTCAAATAGGGGTAGCTACAAGATCAAACCTGCAGACAATAGAGAGCCCTATCATTGTACCTAATATAACCGTTGAATAGAACAGAACAATGGAAGCTGTCAACTACACCTGCTGCAAGCCGCTCTCGGTGGCTAGGCGCTGTCTCATGCAGAAACTAATTATATTACGTCAAGTTAGATAACTTACTCTGAGGAATAAAAGTTGAAAATGAGATTTGTGAATGTAAATTATCCTTATCATGTGACTCCCATTAacctttaactttgtttttttaaacaaataacctTTAAAGACACTCTAATTTTAGTCTTATTGTCAGTCTTTCGATGAACTATTCGGTGTACAATCAATCTACACAATTCTTCTGTTAAATTTACAAGAagaattgtactatatttaaaacagttctaAACGTCTAttctattttttaacttaaaaagaaTCTTAATAAgggagaaaatagtttttttttttaaattttgttcttttaccTCACAAGAATAAGATTTTCATCCATCCTgatatacttttaaatagtttaacaacaaaatatttttcaagggAATGAAATTAATCCTGCAAATTATGTAATATTGGTTAACACAAAATTGCCTTTTATAATAGCAGCGAGATCCAAacgtaatcaataaaaaaaagatatgaCGAAAAATGTAGTAAGAAACGTGATTTTGTGTTTAAtgtatggtaaaataaaattatttgtaattgatACATAATTTATTGAGACCCAAATATGGACTCTTCGTTTAAATATGGATGTCTGATCTTGACCTTGTTAGTAAGATGCAATCAAACATATGCATGAGAAGTTATTTGTATGAAGGTATTTGAAAAACTCTAAGATATAGAAATTTGAtactttaatacatatttaaaactggTTTTACAGAGAATGCTGTATTTTTACTGACATTAATCTAACATAAGTATAATATAGCAGTACGTCACATtacttgtcgcgtaacaggcttcgctgagaatGCATGCAACATTTTTAATCTACAACTCATTTTATTCTCCAGGTGTCTTGTGAAAATAGACGGATATACTATTACACAACAATATACAGAAAAAGAGAACTCGTGTCAGCCAACTAAGATGTAGGCTTCAATAACGTTCTGCCAAATCCCACCATCATATAACTCTTTTTgtctattaaaaattaagtttcatgcaaagtttaagtctacagatgaaatcttctCCAGATATCTTACgttatacattcacatttttgttcattaagttggtTTTGCAGATTGGTAAGCAGGGTTTGAGTATTAAAATTCTATACATCTAGTTACCAAAATATGATGTTGTATATGTCGGGaaagttaggctacatgtgttaatatatcacaagTTAAAATCTGCTACTCGTGTATCGGagtttgtatataaatgtatttgcCCTACTATTAATCGTTGCCACCATGATTACCcttaaaaccaatagaaatatCCGCTAACGCGTGGagcatcatcgaactcagtgttgcctgtatataaaTGAGTGTCATGTTAAATTAAAAGTGTCTACAGATGAGTTCATATTCgatatatcatgcggacagaGAGACATTCAAAACGTTTCCATACCCTGAGGAAAACAGTCGACTAACAGAGACAGTACAGTTTTAGGCTTGGATTTAATGCATATTTGACCATCAgttattattttccatattaaatTTAGGGTTAGCCTCTTTCTTTAAGTGCTGCTCCTTACAACAACACTGTTACTCTGATTACAGAACGGGACTTACGCATGCGCCAGCTTGTGCCCTCAAGAGAACATTTCGCCTCAGGGGAGTTGCCGACACCCGAGACTAGTGGAGGTGCCGGGCCAGTGTTGCCGCGAGTGGATGTGTGATGGCGAGTCTGGTTAGTCCGAAAACTGCCTTTAAATATAGTTCTCGAGTCTTTGTTTTCAGTTTGTACATGTAAGAGGAGACGTTTGGGAGGAGGTTGAGAGAAAAAACGACCACCGAAGGGACTGAGTGTTAGTTAAGTTTGAGTATTAATGAAGATTTATCTTTTTAACGTTGACTTATTCATTTCTTTATGTGGCTACTGGTacttaaaataatagataaaacaaTACACCATTgtctttaatttagttttacaatactTATAAGTTTAAGAGCAATAGGTACTACATTGATAAATGTAGATAAACACCCTAGTATCACTTGCCTATTCTATGTATGATAGTTGGTAAAAAATAGCGATTAACATTTAGAATCTACTTCATTCTTCTGATAAGAAAATTAGTCATCGCCCGGTAAACTAGGGGTAATACTCGAATACGAGTCGTTAGATCTCAACCAATGCATAAATAACAATACATGTTAATACTTGTTTctggaaaaacattattttagattttaaggAAGGTGTATCTGTTACTGTCAATAATTCATGTACCTGACAACTTCAAATCAGTACTGTTAAAACAGTCCTATACTATAAAACAAAAGCAAACAAGACAAACTCTCTCCATTGTTGTTGATATAGTATTTACTGTCAGTTCTatgaaaacaatgaaataatctGTGATGTAGGAAACTAATACAAAGTCAGACATATGAACAATACTGGAACTAGAATCCGTCagaatggaaatattacatcgGATTTGTTCCGTAGACTGCAAGAACATCTGGTGTTGAATAGTTGAATCTGTAtcggtttatacatatttatatcctACTCTATATTACAACCTGAGATCATGGTTATTACTAAGCACAACTGTAAATCAGACTCATAGTAAAAATGAACATACGTTTTATTTACCATGAACATTAAGTAGGCACAGGTTATTGATAACAGAATACATATTAAACACGGTACAATAAACATACATTACGACACAACTCCTACAAGTATTACAAGTATTCAAGATAATCAAGGACTTGTATTAGTTTCAtgttagtttcattttttaacatGATAGTAGTCTATGACAACAGCTTAATGTAACTTGTCATTGAAAAATTCCACGAACAGCCTATAGAAtgacaatatgtatatatatatatatatatatatatatatatatatatatatatatatatatatatatatatacaggtatatgcAGGATGTCTCcgatatttgaattattatttttttggatCAAAGGGaaactattgttttataacttaattattttgaaaaatggcttgttgtaataaattgaaatgtattagtGGTATATAACCATATAGCCTAAAGGcctaattacacaaaatatttcaaaattgtataagcTTTGTGTTCAAAATGGCGACTTACTAAAATCTTTaaacgtaaatatcttaaaacaacgTATGATAAATTAGTCACATTAACTACATTTTAGttagttacaaatatatatatatatatatatatatatatatatatatatatatatatatatatatataaaacattacgatAGGGTTGAGGAAATCGGTTGATAAATAATGGAGATTATACGATTTTAGAAAAACCGCATAATAAACAATATCCTCTGTCATCATGTGACAACATTGTTAGTAAGctacaacaatcagctgttttaattttatctgttCTAATCATTTGATTAAGcttatttatgtttcttttgcttcaatcataagaaaataaaaatttgtgttatctaaaaaaattataactttgtttAGACAAGACTTCAAATGAATTTACAAAACTGTTGATAATATAAaagagtacaaaataaatttgaataaaagacCAATTTTGGCTGCTGGATAAACAGTTTCTATCCAGCTATCAACAATCTATGTTAAATATTCCTAAAGCCCATTCACCATATTCCATATTTGATTTCACATATATAAACCATGCCAGCATTGTTgagtttgtaattaaattgtctgactaaaatggaataaaagtaccttttttattaaatgccgttttaagatatttacgtttaaatttgtaggaagccgccattttgaaaataacgcTTCAGGAGCCTTtaagttataaaactatataccaccaataaatttgaatttattacgaAAAGccgtttgaaatttaaaattaattaactgaaaAACAATATAGTGGCTGTTTGAGTAATTATTAGGTTTTCTAAAGTTTAACTATGATATTGTATTTTGTGTTCGGTCTAGGAACAATACCTGAAGTTTTTATTAGAGAGTTTTGGGACacctataaatatatacacacacaatatAGAGCTGTTTTACTTCTATTTTTATCCTCATCAATTCCAGTAGTAATTCACAATAAGGAGGCATTTTATCTTCCTATGGTGGCCTTTACCGGTAGGTTTTGATAACACTTTTATAAACATAGTAGACCGTGAAGCAACATCACAAAGCGATCTCTGGAAAAATATCTATCGTTTTCACGGTCATTTTCtgcaaagatattttattaattgctataATTATGTTAGGTTAATATCTTCCAAATTTTAGCTATGAGTCAAAAATTAGTTTTCCTAGGGATCCATTACTAGATACCATAAGATTCCGGAttcacaaacataaataaaaaatcaagcctagaataaaaaatatccaaCGCTGAAAGTAGTTTAGAGTTTAGGTTCATGGTTTGTCTTTCTCGTGCTTCATTGAACAAGTTAGAAGAATATCTCAACAGtaaatgtgtatgtttattttatctcCAGTGCATCGTTAGtgcctcttagtgcagcgtttggaatctgacgctgtcacaaacttgactccagactaacataactccagattccaggagtgtcTGTGCAGCGAcagattccagacgttgcactaTGAAGAAGGTGAgcaggagctaaactcaacattcacagtaaaggtgtattataaaaattagtatgaaataaatgaaaacattacgTTGAATAAGgtagctaattaaaaataaacataattagacACAAATAACCTCACTAATGCTACCTGCCTTTGTGAGagtaaactattattttggtCACTAGCGTTCTGTGTATGCGGCATGAAACAACAGTTTATACTGTTTTTTGAAACGCCAATACAGTAAAAACaagttattgtttacttttatcaATATTTGGGTTAAACTACATAGTTTAAAACGCTATTATGACAtccgtaaatatttttaaaatacgtaacaatatttacgtaagaaacataatatttatcaGTGCAGATGCAATGttgagttacattttaaaaactaaatccttTGATAACTAGCTATAGCTTTGTTCCAAATTATGGAAGTCTTACTAAAAAACCATATAGTAGCTTAtgatatatttcagtttatatatagTAGTAGTGATTCATACATATGCAACAGTCCTTATTTCTCTGCTccgtttaataataaaactataaatatcaagATTGTATTACTTATTTGATTAAGGTGACTGataaaaggattttaaataaCGAGAATTTGAGATACTAGGAACTTGTAACAtgtcataatatattttctctaGATATATTGTTGACTAAAAGTCAAGTTGTAAAAGTGGATGAGGCTTAATATTTCTCTTATGTGGAAAGGATTTGAGGTTTCgttaattttattagaatttaatattaactcaATGGCTTTCAAACAAACATTGTTAATGTGTTTTGCTAAGAAATCAGAGTTGAATAAATGTCCATTAAAAGAATATGCTTtgattaaacatttcttttatgaAGTGTATAAACGATTTGGAGCTCATAAGCTACAacgaattaaattaaacacatttcaacattttatgtttagaaaatttgaaaaatatttaattattattttaacttacaaatCCATAgtgaattttcaataattttgctAGAACAATTTCTGATTGTTTGATTACTTTAGTTCAGCGACCGCCCCAGTGCCTAGCGGAATTCTCCCAGTGGACACCTTGTTCATCTTCTTGTGGTATCGGTCTCTCACACCGCGTTTCTAACTTGAATCCTGACTGCAAACCTCGCAACGAGACCAGACTCTGTCAGCTCAGACCCTGCTACTCCCAGTTCATCAAGCCTCTTCACGGCAGGAGTCATCATATAAGGGTAAGTAAAATCAAGGGTGGGAGGTATAGTCCATGTTTGAAAAATACAGGaataatttagaaacatacaTTATAACCATAAATTTGGTTAGAGGGACTCCAAAATATGTATCAACCTTAAATATTACTTGTTGAGGGAAATTATTTACGAAAGTTTTCCCGATATCATTCGTTTTAATGTTCTTACGAATCTGGTACTAACAACATGATCATGCTTCAAGATCTGTTACGAATCTCTGTACACAGAATGGTAAAGTATATTATGGGAAACTATAATGAAACGGGGAAAGCATGCAAAATTAAGAACTAGTCAACTGTTTTGAGATACCTTA
The Homalodisca vitripennis isolate AUS2020 chromosome 1, UT_GWSS_2.1, whole genome shotgun sequence DNA segment above includes these coding regions:
- the LOC124363968 gene encoding CCN family member 5-like, whose product is METLVVMLLLVTLLEGQRAPCYECEDYKDDHPESSPYNEIRSHCSYPCLCEPGMPTCPPGVPVVRDGCGCCPMCARQVAQPCDGTALCDETKGLVCQFVTNKATVGVCKAIKGKPCTIYNQTYDNGETFMLDCRTQCACKNGTYACASLCPQENISPQGSCRHPRLVEVPGQCCREWMCDGESVQRPPQCLAEFSQWTPCSSSCGIGLSHRVSNLNPDCKPRNETRLCQLRPCYSQFIKPLHGRSHHIRRGHECKATQRLGAAVHLVFGQCRSRRRYRPRACGECGGCCVPELSSTIRVEFACRGVSGLEDVEPGSDLWQSASPPLHGHRHILSVDVEWVLKCQCNAACLAHGVTSPPLGGLGPLLHRVHRTAPP